From Corynebacterium frankenforstense DSM 45800, the proteins below share one genomic window:
- a CDS encoding molybdopterin-dependent oxidoreductase has translation MEFGFPWWLRAEHFLNIIFVTFFIRSGIEILGTYPRLHRKVQNQPGEHWAQFTVKEKPKHKYYAVGAEYENYSPIVSLPGYGKLGQGRYWHFIMVTGYVTCFLIYYVLLAVTGQWRRYVPQSWDVFPQALDDVVHYLAFQIPHAQDGMPFNSVQQLSYAFVMLILPAFMIFTGLFQAPAVNTHWPRVTKALGGRQVIRTLHFWGLIIYLVFIVIHVAMVIMHGYGHEVSKMVFGHSDSPVAGGVIFTALLAFVVFLHVIATKTSLHKPHLVRRLNNTLVRPLTRRLIKLPSRQDFTGFKTGRLFRGSGCPPEIDEYTAMVANNYEDDYYLEIGGYVERPMVLSMRDLRELAKDHSQVTMHNCVQGFSSVGEWGGVPLKTILDLARPLPGATDVVFQSFQNMGRDDAVYDEGFYYESAPMVEANQPQTLVAISLNGKNVPIENGAPMRIRQEISTGFRSIKWVERIDVVNRYDIVGKGRGGWFEDNDDYDRMQMI, from the coding sequence ATGGAATTCGGATTTCCCTGGTGGCTGCGTGCCGAGCACTTCCTCAACATCATCTTCGTCACCTTCTTCATCCGCTCGGGCATCGAGATCCTGGGCACCTACCCGCGCCTGCACCGCAAGGTGCAGAACCAGCCCGGTGAGCACTGGGCCCAGTTCACGGTGAAGGAGAAGCCGAAGCACAAGTACTACGCGGTCGGCGCGGAGTACGAGAACTACTCCCCGATCGTCTCGCTGCCCGGCTACGGCAAGCTCGGCCAGGGCCGCTACTGGCACTTCATCATGGTGACCGGCTACGTCACCTGCTTCCTCATCTACTACGTCCTGCTGGCCGTCACCGGCCAGTGGCGCCGCTACGTCCCGCAGAGCTGGGACGTCTTCCCGCAGGCCCTCGACGACGTGGTGCACTACCTGGCCTTCCAGATCCCGCACGCGCAGGACGGCATGCCCTTCAACTCGGTGCAGCAGCTCTCCTACGCCTTCGTGATGCTGATCCTGCCGGCCTTCATGATCTTCACCGGCCTCTTCCAGGCCCCGGCCGTCAACACGCACTGGCCGCGGGTCACCAAGGCCCTCGGCGGCCGCCAGGTCATCCGCACCCTGCACTTCTGGGGCCTGATCATCTACCTGGTGTTCATCGTCATCCACGTCGCGATGGTCATCATGCACGGCTACGGCCACGAGGTCTCCAAGATGGTCTTCGGCCACTCGGACTCCCCGGTCGCCGGCGGCGTCATCTTCACCGCGCTGCTCGCCTTCGTGGTCTTCCTCCACGTGATCGCCACCAAGACCTCGCTGCACAAGCCGCACCTCGTGCGCCGGCTCAACAACACGCTGGTGCGCCCGCTGACCCGCCGGCTGATCAAGCTGCCCAGCCGCCAGGACTTCACCGGCTTCAAGACCGGCCGCCTATTCCGCGGCTCGGGCTGCCCGCCGGAGATCGACGAGTACACCGCGATGGTGGCCAACAACTACGAGGACGACTACTACCTCGAGATCGGCGGCTACGTGGAGCGCCCGATGGTGCTGTCCATGCGGGACCTGCGCGAACTGGCCAAGGACCATTCCCAGGTGACCATGCACAACTGCGTGCAGGGCTTCTCCTCGGTCGGTGAGTGGGGCGGCGTGCCGCTCAAGACGATCCTCGACCTGGCCCGCCCGCTGCCGGGTGCGACCGACGTCGTCTTCCAGAGCTTCCAGAACATGGGCCGCGACGACGCCGTCTACGACGAGGGCTTCTACTACGAGTCCGCGCCCATGGTCGAGGCCAACCAGCCGCAGACCCTGGTCGCCATCTCGCTCAACGGAAAGAACGTGCCGATCGAGAACGGCGCCCCGATGCGCATCCGGCAGGAGATCTCCACCGGCTTCCGCTCCATCAAGTGGGTCGAGCGCATCGACGTGGTCAACCGCTACGACATCGTCGGCAAGGGCCGCGGCGGCTGGTTCGAGGACAACGACGACTACGACCGCATGCAGATGATCTAG
- the lysA gene encoding diaminopimelate decarboxylase: MPESVRQTVAAFKAQGRTAEEAFNELPANVWPTNARRQEDGVVTVAGVPLPEIVEEYGAPVVVVDEADFRLRARQLARAFGGPDHVHYAAKAFLTRQIARWVDEEGLSLDVASAGELAIALASGFPAARITVHGNNKTRGFLEECVRAGVGHVVLDSPGELHMLDDVARGAGAVQSVLVRVTPGVEAHTHEFIATSHEDQKFGFSLASGAAFGAVRDALAAEGLHLDGLHCHVGSQVFDAEGFSLAAQRVLGLLGRVVDELGPEYGGREALAEELSLLDLGGGFGIAYTAEEDPLDVAGVARDMLSQVAAHAEASGVPAPKVMVEPGRAIVGPSAVTVYEVGTVKDVPIDEGITRRYLAVSGGMSDNIRPMLYDANYDARLVNRFAEGEAVAGRVVGSHCESGDILVHDLMVPDDVGVGDLVALAATGAYCLAMSSNYNAACRPPVVVVDGGEARLMVRRETVDDLMAREVL, from the coding sequence ATACCGGAGTCCGTCCGCCAGACCGTCGCGGCGTTCAAGGCCCAGGGCCGCACGGCCGAGGAGGCCTTCAACGAGCTGCCGGCGAACGTCTGGCCGACCAACGCGCGCCGCCAGGAGGACGGCGTGGTCACGGTCGCGGGCGTCCCGCTGCCCGAGATCGTCGAGGAGTACGGCGCGCCCGTCGTGGTCGTCGACGAGGCCGACTTCCGCCTGCGCGCCCGCCAGCTGGCCCGCGCCTTCGGCGGCCCGGACCACGTGCACTACGCGGCCAAGGCGTTCCTGACCCGCCAGATCGCCCGCTGGGTCGACGAGGAGGGCCTGAGCCTCGACGTCGCGAGCGCCGGCGAGCTGGCCATCGCGCTGGCCTCCGGCTTCCCCGCCGCGCGCATCACCGTGCACGGCAACAACAAGACGCGCGGCTTCCTCGAGGAGTGCGTGCGCGCCGGCGTCGGCCACGTGGTGCTGGACTCGCCCGGTGAGCTGCACATGCTTGACGACGTCGCGCGTGGCGCCGGTGCGGTCCAGTCCGTGCTGGTGCGCGTCACCCCCGGCGTGGAGGCGCACACCCACGAGTTCATCGCGACCTCGCACGAGGACCAGAAGTTCGGCTTCTCGCTGGCCTCGGGCGCGGCCTTCGGGGCCGTGCGCGACGCGCTGGCGGCCGAGGGACTGCACCTCGACGGGTTGCACTGCCACGTCGGCTCGCAGGTCTTCGACGCCGAGGGCTTCTCCCTGGCCGCCCAGCGCGTGCTGGGGCTGCTCGGCCGCGTCGTCGACGAGCTGGGCCCGGAGTACGGCGGGCGCGAGGCCCTGGCCGAGGAGCTGAGCCTGCTCGACCTCGGCGGCGGCTTCGGCATCGCCTACACCGCCGAGGAGGACCCGCTGGACGTCGCCGGTGTCGCCCGCGACATGCTCTCGCAGGTCGCCGCGCACGCGGAGGCCTCCGGGGTGCCGGCGCCGAAGGTGATGGTCGAGCCCGGCCGCGCGATCGTCGGCCCCTCGGCCGTGACCGTCTACGAGGTCGGCACCGTCAAGGACGTGCCGATCGACGAGGGCATCACGCGGCGCTACCTGGCCGTCAGCGGCGGCATGTCGGACAACATCCGCCCGATGCTCTACGACGCCAACTACGACGCCCGTCTGGTCAACCGCTTCGCCGAGGGCGAGGCCGTCGCCGGGCGCGTCGTCGGCTCGCACTGCGAGTCCGGCGACATCCTCGTCCACGACCTGATGGTCCCGGACGACGTCGGGGTCGGCGACCTGGTCGCCCTGGCCGCCACGGGCGCGTACTGCCTGGCGATGTCGTCGAACTACAACGCCGCCTGCCGCCCGCCGGTGGTCGTCGTCGACGGGGGAGAGGCACGCCTGATGGTGCGCCGTGAGACCGTCGACGACCTCATGGCCCGCGAGGTCCTCTGA
- a CDS encoding (Fe-S)-binding protein, producing MRIALFSTCIGDALFPDAHKATAILLTRLGHEVVFPEGQTCCGQMHINTGYQREAVPIIRTYADAFADPSIDCVVAPSGSCAGAVREQHVRIAERYGDSALVDGAHRAADKTYELCEFLCDVEQRTDLGAWFPHRVTYHASCHSLRFIEVGDKPYRLLNAVEGLELVDLPNHEECCGFGGTFSVKNAEVSAAMVSDKVRNIKSTGAEYVTAGDSSCLMNIVGALSRQRTGIRAVHMAEILASTREHPWTPERAAYQREAML from the coding sequence ATGCGCATCGCGCTCTTCTCCACGTGCATCGGCGACGCACTCTTCCCGGACGCCCACAAGGCGACGGCGATCCTGCTGACCCGCCTGGGTCACGAGGTCGTCTTCCCCGAGGGCCAGACCTGCTGCGGACAGATGCACATCAACACCGGCTACCAGCGTGAGGCGGTGCCGATCATCCGCACCTACGCCGACGCCTTCGCCGACCCGTCCATCGACTGCGTGGTCGCCCCCTCGGGCTCCTGCGCGGGCGCCGTGCGCGAACAGCACGTGCGCATCGCGGAGCGCTACGGCGACTCCGCCCTCGTCGACGGCGCCCACCGCGCCGCCGACAAGACCTACGAGCTGTGCGAGTTCCTCTGCGACGTCGAGCAGCGCACCGACCTGGGCGCCTGGTTCCCGCACCGCGTGACCTACCACGCCTCCTGCCACTCGCTGCGCTTCATCGAGGTCGGCGACAAGCCCTACCGGCTGCTCAACGCCGTCGAGGGCCTCGAGCTGGTCGACCTGCCCAACCACGAGGAGTGCTGCGGCTTCGGCGGCACCTTCTCCGTCAAGAACGCCGAGGTCTCCGCGGCGATGGTCTCGGACAAGGTCCGCAACATCAAGTCCACCGGCGCCGAGTACGTCACCGCCGGCGACTCCTCCTGCCTGATGAACATCGTCGGCGCCCTCTCGCGCCAGCGCACCGGCATCCGTGCCGTGCACATGGCCGAGATCCTCGCCTCCACCCGCGAGCACCCGTGGACCCCCGAGCGCGCCGCCTACCAGAGGGAGGCCATGCTGTGA
- a CDS encoding LutB/LldF family L-lactate oxidation iron-sulfur protein has translation MPPVASHSPSALRGDVGFTTAAHTELDNATKRRNLHHATTSIRAKRARVVSECDDWEQLRDAGSAIKQEVAAHLPELLEQFEAAVTARGGHVHWARDAAEAGRIVTDLVKATGETDVVKIKSMATQEIALNEVLEESGIHARETDLAELIVQLGHDRPSHIVVPALHRNRAEIRDIFVREMPNTDESLPANPPELAEASRLFLREQFMRAKVAISGCNFGVAETGTVSIVESEGNGRMCLTLPETLISVMGIEKLLPRFSDLGVFLQLLPRSSTGERMNPYTSLWSGTTEGDGPQDFHVVILDNGRTHAMANEIGREALKCIRCSACLNVCPVYERAGGHSYGSVYPGPIGAIITPQLTGIDSTDDPSASLPYASSLCGRCDSVCPVKIPITDILVELRHQKVENHRPKIEGALLDAAGVAMGHPKLWNAVMQRIFLGRVLGGFDKTITHLPSFMSGWTDVRDTAVPPKKSFRSWWNSDEARELLDEARREGMPAEAQDAGDESAEQDNAQDNEEENR, from the coding sequence ATGCCGCCGGTCGCCTCCCACTCCCCCAGCGCCCTGCGCGGCGACGTCGGCTTCACCACCGCCGCCCACACCGAGCTGGACAACGCCACCAAGCGGCGCAACCTGCACCACGCCACCACCTCGATCCGCGCCAAGCGCGCCCGCGTCGTCTCCGAGTGCGACGACTGGGAGCAGCTGCGCGACGCCGGCTCCGCGATCAAGCAGGAGGTCGCCGCCCACCTGCCCGAGCTGCTCGAGCAGTTCGAGGCGGCCGTCACCGCCCGCGGCGGCCACGTCCACTGGGCCCGCGACGCCGCCGAGGCCGGCCGGATCGTCACCGACCTGGTCAAGGCCACCGGCGAGACCGACGTGGTCAAGATCAAGTCGATGGCCACCCAGGAGATCGCGCTCAACGAGGTCCTCGAGGAGTCCGGCATCCACGCCCGGGAGACGGACCTGGCGGAGCTGATCGTCCAGCTCGGCCACGACCGCCCCTCCCACATCGTCGTGCCCGCGCTGCACCGCAACCGCGCGGAGATCCGCGACATCTTCGTGCGCGAGATGCCCAACACCGACGAGTCGCTGCCCGCGAACCCGCCCGAGCTGGCCGAGGCCTCCCGCCTCTTCCTGCGCGAGCAGTTCATGCGCGCCAAGGTCGCCATCTCCGGCTGCAACTTCGGTGTCGCGGAGACCGGCACGGTCTCCATCGTCGAGTCCGAGGGCAACGGCCGCATGTGCCTGACCCTGCCGGAGACCCTGATCTCCGTGATGGGCATCGAGAAGCTGCTGCCGCGCTTCTCCGACCTCGGCGTCTTCCTCCAGCTGCTGCCGCGTTCCTCGACCGGCGAGCGGATGAACCCCTACACCTCGCTGTGGTCCGGCACCACCGAGGGCGACGGCCCGCAGGACTTCCACGTCGTCATCCTCGACAACGGCCGCACCCACGCGATGGCCAACGAGATCGGCCGCGAGGCGCTCAAGTGCATCCGCTGCTCGGCGTGCCTGAACGTCTGCCCCGTCTACGAGCGCGCGGGCGGCCACTCCTACGGCTCCGTCTACCCGGGCCCGATCGGCGCGATCATCACGCCGCAGCTGACCGGCATCGACTCCACCGACGACCCCTCGGCCTCACTGCCCTACGCGTCCTCGCTGTGCGGGCGCTGCGACAGCGTCTGCCCGGTCAAGATCCCGATCACGGACATCCTGGTCGAGCTGCGCCACCAGAAGGTCGAGAACCACCGGCCGAAGATCGAGGGCGCCCTGCTCGACGCCGCGGGCGTGGCCATGGGCCACCCGAAGCTGTGGAACGCCGTCATGCAGCGGATCTTCCTCGGCCGCGTGCTCGGCGGGTTCGACAAGACCATCACCCACCTGCCGAGCTTCATGTCCGGCTGGACCGACGTGCGCGACACCGCCGTGCCCCCGAAGAAGTCCTTCCGCTCCTGGTGGAACTCCGACGAGGCGCGCGAGCTGCTCGACGAGGCCCGCCGCGAGGGCATGCCCGCCGAAGCGCAGGACGCCGGCGACGAGTCCGCCGAACAGGACAACGCGCAGGACAACGAGGAGGAGAACCGATGA
- a CDS encoding homoserine dehydrogenase, with protein sequence MTTQQHDAARYPTAAARENRPVGIALLGYGTVGSEVLRLMTENSEALEHRIEGPFELKGVAVSDASKPREGVDPELITEDARSLVLRDDVDVVVEVIGGIDYPRELVLSALNAGKSVVTANKALVAAHADELAAAADANNVDLFYEAAVAAAIPVVNMLRRSLAGDQIRRISGIVNGTTNFILDAMDATGADYEAALAEATRLGYAEADPTADVEGHDAASKAAILASMGFYTRVRFSDVSCEGITGVTAEDIEAAKAAGDTIKLLAICEKITGEDGTVSVSARVHPTLVPREHPLASVSGSYNAVFVEAEGAGDLMFYGNGAGGAPTASAVLGDVVGAARNKYLGGHAPKDLTYADLPIADPGDVPTRYHIDLRVHDRVGVLADLARTCASRGISLRTVRQEEGYEVDGHEAARLILVTHTAREHDLADFVADLKAHDDVLAVKSVIRLAE encoded by the coding sequence ATGACGACGCAGCAGCATGACGCCGCCCGGTACCCGACGGCGGCGGCCCGCGAGAATCGTCCGGTGGGCATCGCCCTGCTGGGCTACGGCACGGTCGGTTCCGAGGTCCTGCGGCTGATGACCGAGAACTCCGAGGCTCTCGAGCACCGCATCGAAGGGCCCTTCGAGCTGAAGGGCGTGGCGGTCTCGGACGCGTCGAAGCCCCGCGAGGGCGTGGACCCGGAGCTGATCACCGAGGACGCGCGCAGCCTGGTGCTGCGGGACGACGTCGACGTCGTCGTCGAGGTCATCGGCGGCATCGACTACCCGCGCGAGCTCGTGCTCTCCGCGCTCAACGCGGGCAAGTCCGTGGTCACAGCGAACAAGGCCCTGGTCGCCGCGCACGCCGACGAGCTGGCCGCCGCCGCGGACGCCAACAACGTCGACCTCTTCTACGAGGCCGCCGTCGCCGCCGCGATCCCGGTGGTCAACATGCTGCGCCGCTCGCTGGCCGGCGACCAGATCCGCCGGATCTCCGGCATCGTCAACGGCACCACGAACTTCATCCTCGACGCCATGGACGCCACCGGCGCCGACTACGAGGCCGCCCTGGCCGAGGCGACCCGCCTGGGCTACGCCGAGGCCGACCCGACGGCCGACGTCGAGGGCCATGACGCGGCGAGCAAGGCCGCGATCCTGGCCTCGATGGGCTTCTACACCCGCGTGCGCTTCTCCGACGTGAGCTGCGAGGGCATCACCGGCGTGACCGCCGAGGACATCGAGGCGGCCAAGGCCGCCGGAGACACCATCAAGCTGCTGGCAATCTGCGAGAAGATCACCGGAGAGGACGGCACCGTGTCCGTATCCGCCCGCGTCCACCCGACGCTCGTGCCGCGGGAGCACCCGCTGGCCAGCGTGTCCGGCTCCTACAACGCCGTGTTCGTCGAGGCCGAGGGCGCCGGCGACCTGATGTTCTACGGCAACGGCGCCGGCGGCGCCCCCACCGCCTCGGCCGTGCTCGGCGACGTCGTCGGCGCGGCGCGCAACAAGTACCTCGGCGGCCACGCCCCGAAGGACCTGACCTACGCGGACCTGCCGATCGCGGACCCGGGCGACGTGCCCACCCGCTACCACATCGACCTGCGCGTCCACGACCGCGTCGGCGTGCTGGCGGACCTGGCGCGCACCTGCGCCTCGCGCGGTATCTCGCTGCGCACCGTGCGCCAGGAGGAGGGCTACGAGGTCGACGGCCACGAGGCCGCCCGTCTGATCCTGGTCACCCACACCGCCCGCGAGCACGACCTCGCCGACTTCGTCGCGGACCTGAAGGCCCACGACGACGTCCTGGCGGTCAAGTCGGTCATCCGGCTGGCCGAGTAG
- the argS gene encoding arginine--tRNA ligase: MTPAALGELIGTTASAVFADHNLDTAVLPETVTVERPRNPEHGDYATNLALQVAKKAGVNPRELAGWLADALGADDAVASAEVAGPGFLNIRLAAAAQGEIVARIREAGARFGHADTYAGSRINLEFVSANPTGPIHLGGTRWAAVGDSLGRVLEAAGAEVTREYYFNDHGRQIDRFARSLVAAAKGEPTPEDGYGGAYIADIARRVVDKRPDALEHGPEETQEIFRAEGVEMMFAHIKSSLHEFGTDFDVFFHENSLFESGAVDAAIQKLKDNGELYLADGAWWLRSTDFGDDKDRVVIKSDGDAAYIAGDIAYIGDKIGRGHDLCIYMLGADHHGYIARLKAAAVALGYRAEQVEVLIGQMVNLLRDGQAVKMSKRAGTVITLDDLVEAIGVDAARYAMIRSSVDSSLDIDLDLWASQSNDNPVYYVQYAHARLCSLDRKAAETGVELPAADLAALTHEREGELIRTLGEFPAVVTAAAELREPHRVARYAERLAGVFHRFYDNCPILPKADEEPTARHAARLELARASRQVLANALDLLGVTAPERM; this comes from the coding sequence ATGACACCTGCAGCCCTCGGAGAACTCATCGGCACCACGGCCTCGGCCGTCTTCGCCGACCACAACCTCGATACCGCGGTGCTCCCGGAGACCGTGACCGTCGAGCGGCCGCGCAACCCGGAGCACGGCGACTACGCCACCAACCTGGCCCTGCAGGTGGCCAAGAAGGCCGGCGTCAACCCGCGCGAACTCGCCGGCTGGCTGGCCGACGCACTCGGCGCGGACGACGCCGTCGCCTCCGCCGAGGTCGCCGGACCCGGCTTCCTCAACATCCGCCTGGCCGCGGCCGCCCAGGGCGAGATCGTCGCCCGCATCCGGGAGGCCGGCGCGCGGTTCGGCCACGCGGACACCTACGCGGGCAGCCGCATCAACCTCGAGTTCGTCTCCGCCAACCCGACGGGGCCGATCCACCTGGGCGGCACCCGCTGGGCCGCCGTCGGCGACTCCCTGGGCCGCGTGCTCGAGGCCGCCGGCGCCGAGGTCACCCGCGAGTACTACTTCAACGACCACGGCCGCCAGATCGACCGCTTCGCGCGCTCGCTGGTGGCCGCGGCGAAGGGGGAGCCGACCCCGGAGGACGGCTACGGCGGCGCCTACATCGCCGACATCGCCCGACGCGTCGTCGACAAGCGCCCCGACGCGCTCGAGCACGGGCCGGAGGAGACGCAGGAGATCTTCCGCGCCGAGGGCGTGGAGATGATGTTCGCCCACATCAAGTCCTCCCTGCACGAGTTCGGCACCGACTTCGACGTCTTCTTCCACGAGAACTCGCTGTTCGAGTCCGGCGCCGTCGACGCCGCGATCCAGAAGCTGAAGGACAACGGCGAGCTCTACCTCGCCGACGGCGCCTGGTGGCTGCGCTCGACCGACTTCGGCGACGACAAGGACCGCGTCGTCATCAAGTCCGACGGCGACGCCGCCTACATCGCGGGCGACATCGCCTACATCGGCGACAAGATCGGCCGCGGCCACGACCTGTGCATCTACATGCTCGGCGCCGACCACCACGGCTACATCGCCCGCCTCAAGGCGGCCGCCGTGGCCCTGGGCTACCGCGCCGAGCAGGTCGAGGTGCTCATCGGCCAGATGGTCAACCTGCTGCGCGACGGGCAGGCGGTCAAGATGTCCAAGCGCGCCGGCACCGTGATCACCCTCGACGACCTCGTCGAGGCGATCGGCGTCGACGCCGCGCGCTACGCGATGATCCGCTCCTCGGTGGACAGCTCGCTGGACATCGACCTGGACCTGTGGGCCTCGCAGTCCAACGACAACCCCGTCTACTACGTCCAGTACGCCCACGCGCGCCTGTGCTCGCTGGACCGCAAGGCCGCCGAGACCGGCGTCGAGCTGCCGGCGGCCGACCTCGCCGCGCTCACCCACGAGCGCGAGGGCGAGCTCATCCGCACCCTCGGCGAGTTCCCGGCCGTGGTCACCGCCGCCGCGGAGCTGCGCGAGCCGCACCGTGTCGCCCGCTACGCCGAGCGCCTGGCCGGTGTCTTCCACCGCTTCTACGACAACTGCCCGATCCTGCCGAAGGCGGACGAGGAGCCCACGGCCCGGCACGCCGCGCGCCTCGAGCTGGCGCGCGCGTCGCGTCAGGTGCTCGCCAACGCCCTCGACCTGCTCGGCGTGACCGCGCCGGAGCGGATGTAG
- a CDS encoding LutC/YkgG family protein → MTTAEERRNADAKREILQRVRDAQQLSHTPAEVEVPREYNTTSEMGRDELRELLIGRLVDYRADVTRSSSEELPATLARVLSERGAHTVRYAEGLDTGLFAEVDAECTPDSRDSDPRELDAVDAVVTDSHVSCAQTGTICLQSNATNGRRALTLVPDRHVCIVHMDTVVYGVPEMVDRLDPELPVTMISGPSATSDIELVRVEGVHGPRDLMVIVVD, encoded by the coding sequence ATGACCACCGCCGAGGAGCGCCGCAACGCCGACGCCAAGCGCGAGATCCTCCAGCGGGTCCGCGACGCCCAGCAGCTCTCGCACACCCCGGCCGAGGTCGAGGTGCCCCGCGAGTACAACACGACCTCCGAGATGGGCCGCGACGAGCTGCGTGAGCTGCTCATCGGACGCCTCGTCGACTACCGCGCCGACGTGACCCGCTCGAGCTCCGAGGAGCTGCCGGCCACCCTGGCCCGCGTGCTCTCCGAGCGCGGCGCACACACCGTGCGTTACGCGGAGGGGCTGGACACCGGCCTCTTCGCCGAGGTCGACGCCGAGTGCACCCCGGACTCCCGCGACTCCGACCCGCGCGAGCTCGACGCCGTCGACGCGGTGGTCACCGACTCGCACGTCTCGTGCGCGCAGACGGGCACGATCTGCCTGCAGTCCAACGCGACCAACGGCCGCCGTGCCCTGACGCTGGTGCCGGACCGGCACGTGTGCATCGTGCACATGGACACCGTGGTCTACGGCGTGCCCGAGATGGTCGACCGCCTCGACCCCGAGCTGCCCGTGACCATGATCTCCGGTCCCTCGGCGACCTCGGACATCGAGCTCGTCCGCGTCGAGGGCGTGCACGGCCCCCGCGACCTCATGGTCATCGTCGTCGACTGA